Proteins co-encoded in one Medicago truncatula cultivar Jemalong A17 chromosome 8, MtrunA17r5.0-ANR, whole genome shotgun sequence genomic window:
- the LOC11420682 gene encoding NAD-dependent malic enzyme 62 kDa isoform, mitochondrial translates to MAIFWNRARSSSSPLLQRIKRHVITGGDYFILSRSFTTLEGHRPTIVHKRSLDILHDPWFNKGTAFSMTERDRLDLRGLLPPNVVSPDVQIERFMVDLKRLEVQARDGPSDPNALAKWRILNRLHDRNETMYYKVLINNIEEYAPIVYTPTVGLVCQNYSGLFRRPRGMYFSAEDRGEMMSMVYNWPAEQVDMIVVTDGSRILGLGDLGVQGIGITIGKLDLYVAAAGINPQRVLPVMIDVGTNNKKLLEDPLYLGLQQHRLDGDDYLAVIDEFMEAVFTRWPNVIVQFEDFQSKWAFKLLQRYRTTYRMFNDDVQGTAGVAIAGLLGAVRAQGRPMIDFPKQKIVVAGAGSAGIGVLNAARKTMARMLGNNEVAFQSAKSQFWVVDAKGLITEGRENIDPDALPFARNLKEMDRQGLREGASLAEVVKQVKPDVLLGLSAVGGLFSNEVLEALKDSTSTRPAIFAMSNPTKNAECTPDEAFSILGDNIIFASGSPFSNVDLGNGNIGHCNQGNNMYLFPGIGLGTLLSGSRIVSDGMLQAAAERLAAYMSEEEVLKGIIFPSISRIRDITKEIAAAVIEEAVEEDLAEGYHEMDARELRKLSRDEIKEYVINNMWNPEYPTLVYRKD, encoded by the exons ATGGCGATCTTCTGGAACCGTGCGAGATCATCATCGTCTCCGTTACTTCAACGAATCAAACGCCACGTCATCACCGGCGGTGATTACTTCATACTGTCGCGATCTTTCACTACGTTGGAAGGTCATCGTCCAACTATCGTTCATAAACGGAGTCTTGACATTCTTCATGATCCTTGGTTCAATAAA GGAACAGCATTTTCCATGACAGAACGAGATCGTCTTGATCTACGAGGACTGCTTCCTCCAAATGTTGTGTCTCCTGACGTGCAGATTGAGCGTTTCa TGGTTGATCTGAAAAGGCTTGAAGTTCAAGCAAGAGATGGACCTTCTGATCCTAATGCACTGGCCAAGTGGCGAATACTAAACCGACTGCATGACAGAAATGAGACTATGTACTATAAA GTTTTGATTAACAACATTGAGGAATATGCACCAATAGTATATACTCCAACAGTAGGTCTTGTATGTCAGAACTATAGTGGGCTGTTCAGAAGACCAAGAGGAATGTATTTCAGTGCTGAGGATCGTGGAGAAATGATGTCCATGGTCTATAACTGGCCAGCTGAGCAG GTCGATATGATTGTAGTTACAGATGGGAGCAGAATTCTGGGACTTGGGGATCTTGGAGTTCAAGGAATTGGCATTACTATTGGGAAACTTGATCTATATGTTGCTGCTGCTGGCATAAATCCTCAAAGA GTACTTCCTGTGATGATTGACGTTGGGACTAACAACAAAAAGTTACTCGAGGATCCTTTAT ATTTAGGATTGCAGCAGCATCGCCTTGATGGGGATGACTATCTTGCTGTTATAGATGAGTTTATGGAAGCTGTCTTTACTCGCTGGCCAAATGTGATTGTACAG TTTGAAGATTTTCAAAGCAAATGGGCTTTTAAGTTATTACAACGATATAGAACTACCTACCGAATGTTTAATGATGATGTGCAg GGAACAGCTGGTGTTGCAATTGCTGGACTTCTAGGTGCTGTAAGAGCTCAAGGAAGGCCAATGATTGACTTCCCCAAGCAGAAGATAGTTGTTGCTGGTGCTGGAAG TGCTGGAATCGGTGTTCTTAATGCAGCAAGAAAAACAATGGCAAGGATGCTGGGTAATAATGAAGTAGCTTTTCAGAGTGCAAAGAGTCAATTTTGGGTTGTTGATGCAAAG GGATTAATCACAGAAGGACGTGAAAATATTGATCCAGATGCCCTTCCTTTTGCAAGGAATTTGAAAGAAATGGATCGCCAAGGACTAAGGGAAGGAGCAAGTCTTGCAGAAGTG GTCAAGCAAGTGAAGCCTGATGTCCTCCTAGGACTATCTGCTGTTGGAGGATTGTTCTCGAACGAG GTATTGGAGGCCCTCAAGGATTCAACGTCAACAAGACCAGCCATATTTGCCATGTCAAATCCAACAAAGAATg CTGAATGTACCCCTGACGAAGCATTCTCCATTTTGGGCGACAACATTATATTTGCTAGTGGAAGTCCGTTTAGTAATGTTGATCTAG GAAATGGTAATATTGGACACTGCAACCAGGGAAACAACATGTACCTATTTCCAGG CATTGGTCTTGGAACTCTTTTGTCTGGCTCTAGGATCGTATCCGACGGCATGTTACAGGCTGCTGCTGAGCG TCTGGCTGCATATATGAGTGAAGAAGAGGTTCTCAAAGGGATTATTTTCCCTTCAATATCAAG AATTCGAGATATTACAAAGGAGATAGCTGCAGCTGTTATAGAAGAAGCTGTGGAGGAGGATCTAGCAGAAGGATATCATGAAATGGATGCTCGAGAGCTTCGCAAACTTAGTCGG GATGAAATTAAGGAATACGTGATTAATAACATGTGGAATCCAGAGTACCCAACACTAGTTTACAGGAAAGATTGA
- the LOC11421991 gene encoding pentatricopeptide repeat-containing protein At4g16470, with protein MAKPHELKPLYATLLNKCFSSKNINSLKIIHARTIRLGISHDDFIRTKLVSCYASCSKLHQANILFSFTNRKPTFLNNSLIRAYLSLNLFKETLSLFREMRLSYKPFDCHTLPLVLKSCAGLSALRLGKQVHGAVLVNGFALDLKNSNALINMYAKCGELEFARKVFDGMCERNEVTWSTMIAGYGMHGRFEEVFEMFNRMVEVGERMDNVSFTVVLTACSHGGFVEKGREIFEMMKVRFGVKPDVRHYTCMVDMLGRVGLVEEAEKLTLKMDVRPDEALVGALFGACKTHGRVDVAERVAERFYGTELSVVASSI; from the coding sequence ATGGCCAAACCTCATGAACTCAAACCATTATACGCAACACTTCTCAACAAATGTTTTTCCTCGAAAAACATAAACAGCCTCAAAATAATCCATGCACGCACAATTCGTTTAGGTATTTCACACGATGATTTCATTCGAACCAAACTTGTTTCTTGCTATGCTTCATGTTCCAAATTGCACCAAGCAAATATTCTTTTTTCATTCACAAATCGCAAACCCACTTTCCTCAACAACTCTCTCATTAGAGCCTATTTATCTCTCAACCTATTTAAAGAAACGCTTTCGCTATTTCGTGAAATGAGGTTGTCTTATAAACCCTTTGATTGCCATACTTTGCCGCTTGTGCTAAAATCTTGCGCTGGTTTATCGGCGTTAAGGCTTGGGAAACAAGTTCATGGAGCTGTTTTGGTAAATGGGTTTGCGTTAGATTTGAAAAATTCTAATGCTTTGATAAACATGTATGCTAAATGCGGGGAGTTAGAATTTGCGCGCAAAGTGTTTGATGGAATGTGCGAAAGGAATGAGGTTACTTGGTCGACGATGATAGCAGGTTATGGAATGCATGGTAGGTTTGAAGAGGTTTTTGAGATGTTTAATAGAATGGTGGAAGTAGGAGAGAGGATGGATAATGTGAGTTTTACGGTTGTTTTGACTGCGTGTAGTCATGGCGGGTTTGTCGAGAAAGGGAGGGAGATTTTTGAGATGATGAAGGTGAGGTTTGGGGTGAAACCTGATGTGAGGCATTATACATGTATGGTGGATATGTTGGGGAGGGTTGGTTTAGTGGAAGAAGCAGAGAAGTTGACATTGAAAATGGATGTTAGGCCTGATGAAGCTTTGGTGGGTGCTTTGTTTGGAGCTTGTAAAACTCATGGGAGGGTTGATGTTGCTGAGAGAGTTGCAGAGAGGTTTTATGGGACAGAGCTGAGTGTTGTTGCATCCTCAATTTGA